A stretch of the Malus sylvestris chromosome 10, drMalSylv7.2, whole genome shotgun sequence genome encodes the following:
- the LOC126584131 gene encoding uncharacterized protein LOC126584131: MASDDPKAVEAEPPSSSWKERIVFPTLLAGILGGGAGLVSKHRKVMGLPTSCATYAANFALVTACYCGAREYVGVTRKTGPDDLVNSAIAGFGTGAILGRLQGGRIGAVRYSIIFTVVGTTVDYATIRLRPVLRSYKESMLGSNDGSQKNEGWLKMPDWSPIKVLDEEALAAKQAREQKVHAQRVALGNLSKEES, encoded by the exons CCAAAGCCGTAGAAGCAGAGCCGCCGTCGTCGTCTTGGAAGGAGCGCATCGTCTTCCCCACTCTCCTAGCTGGGATTCTCGGCGGAGGAGCTGGGTTGGTCTCCAAGCATCGAAAAGTCATGGGTCTCCCGACCAGTTGCGCTACCTATGCTGCCAATTTCGCCCTAGTTACCGCTTGTTACTGCG GGGCTCGTGAATATGTGGGAGTAACTCGAAAAACTGGACCTGATGATCTGGTGAACTCTGCAATTGCTGGGTTTGGTACTGGTGCCATACTCGGGCGTCTTCAGG GTGGTCGAATTGGTGCTGTCCGCTACTCAATCATCTTTACCGTTGTTGGGACAACTGTGGATTATGCTACAATTAGACTAAGACCTGTGTTAAGGAGCTACAAGGAATCTATGCTTGGGAGTAATGACGGTTCACAGAAGAATGAGGGTTGGCTGAAAATGCCTGACTGGTCTCCTATCAAAGTACTTGATGAGGAAGCCCTTGCTGCAAAACAGGCTCGTGAACAAAAGGTGCATGCACAGAGGGTAGCACTTGGTAACCTAAGCAAAGAAGAGTCCTAA
- the LOC126586806 gene encoding FHA domain-containing protein FHA2-like, with translation MAAGSTDVEAGFAKLQGEDFEYYMQTYSIILGRNSKKSTVDVDLSSLGGGMNISRHHARIFYDFTRRRFALEVLGKNGCLVEGVLHLPGNPPVKLDSQDLLQIGDKEFYFLLPVRSILGGPVGPRHYPASVPVVPSPVGPAHYGYHSGSGAGPIGKKGRGRELYEEEYDDEEDVGGGSGSGKKMRREGYEGFGYGGGSGSGSGKAGALEKKGDGRSRVDRDTDNQQLLHLEEKDVVSSVATVLSDLCGPGEWMPMEKLHNELVEQYSSIWHHTRVRRYLTSEEWPGPESKGKPWYGLLMLLRKYPEHFVINTRSKGRVTLEFVSLVSLLS, from the exons ATGGCGGCGGGCAGCACTGATGTGGAGGCGGGGTTCGCGAAGCTTCAAGGCGAAGACTTCGAGTACTACATGCAGACCTACTCCATAATCCTGGGCCGGAACTCCAAGAAATCGACGGTGGACGTTGACCTCTCCAGCCTCGGCGGCGGCATGAACATTTCGCGCCACCATGCGCGAATTTTCTACGACTTCACGCGGCGTCGATTCGCGCTCGAGGTCCTCGGCAAGAACGGCTGCCTCGTGGAGGGTGTGCTCCACCTACCCGGGAACCCCCCGGTCAAGCTGGACTCGCAGGATCTTCTTCAGATCGGAGATAAggagttttactttttgttgCCGGTGAGGAGCATTCTCGGTGGTCCTGTGGGTCCCAGGCATTACCCCGCCTCGGTGCCAGTGGTGCCGAGCCCCGTGGGCCCGGCTCATTACGGGTACCATTCGGGTTCGGGTGCTGGCCCGATTGGGAAGAAGGGGAGGGGGAGGGAGTTGTATGAGGAGGAGTATGATGACGAGGAGGATGTTGGTGGGGGCAGTGGGAGTGGGAAGAAGATGAGGCGAGAAGGGTATGAGGGTTTTGGGTATGGTGGCGGGTCGGGTTCTGGTTCAGGCAAGGCTGGAGCTTTGG AGAAGAAAGGAGATGGAAGGTCCAGGGTTGATCGAGACACTGACAATCAGCAACTTCTGCATTTGGAGGAAAAGGATGTTGTGTCATCTGTTGCTACTGTGCTCTCCGATCTTTGCGGTCCAGGAGAATGGATGCCTATGGAGAAACTTCATAATGAG TTGGTGGAGCAGTATAGCAGCATCTGGCATCACACTCGAGTGAGAAGGTATCTCACTTCTGAGGAATGGCCTGGTCCAGAGTCAAAAGGGAAACCATGGTACGGCTTGCTTATGCTGCTAAGAAAATACCCCGAACACTTTGTCATCAACACAAGGTCCAAGGGCCGGGTAACACTGGAGTTTGTTTCTCTCGTCTCTCTGCTTTCATAA